The proteins below are encoded in one region of Lactuca sativa cultivar Salinas chromosome 3, Lsat_Salinas_v11, whole genome shotgun sequence:
- the LOC111895803 gene encoding auxin response factor 8, translating into MKLSTSGSGQQPQEGEKKSLNSELWHACAGPLVSLPTVGSRVIYFPQGHSEQVAATTNKEIDSHIPNYPSLPPQLICQLHNVTMHADVETDEVYAQMTLQPLTPQEQKDTFLPVELGIPSRQPTNYFCKTLTASDTSTHGGFSVPRRAAEKVFPPLDFSQQPPAQELIARDLHDVEWKFRHIFRGQPKRHLLTTGWSVFVSAKRLVAGDSVLFIWNEKNQLLLGIRRASRPQTVMPSSVLSSDSMHIGLLAAAAHAAATNSCFTIFYNPRASPSEFVIPLSKYVKAVYHTRVSVGMRFRMLFETEESSVRRYMGTITGIGDLDPTRWPNSHWRSVKVGWDESTAGERQPRVSLWEIEPLTTFPMYPSLFPLRLKRPWYPGASSFQGDSRDDAVNGMAWLRGETGEQALNSLNFQSGGMFPWMQQRVDPSFLQTNLNHQYQAALAAGLQGVGSGDALKQQLLQFQQPVQYLQHSTHQSMSVIPQQRVDPSFLHSHGQMLENLTRSTQNQESQQHQQNPYTETYNMMQSSIPSPSFPKTDFMDPKFTSNIAPPPTMLGSDPNFSRTGQGQSQTQSWVSKFGQPQVNTCSTSPFQGKDGGSSNSIDQESSSLDATQNQNLFNQINIDSSGLLLPTIDTTDLSTMPYYMQDSSELLTPTGGGGGGQIDQTTPNRNRTFVKVYKSGCVGRSLDMSRFNSYHELREELGEMFGIEGLLEDPQRSGWQLVFVDRENDVLLLGDDPWEAFVNSVWYIKILSPEDVQQLGKQEVESLGGGQNSGERIHRDHLSLSGLPPSMGSGSLDF; encoded by the exons atgaagcTTTCAACATCAGGGTCTGGTCAGCAGCCTCAAGAAg GAGAAAAGAAAAGCTTGAATTCGGAGCTATGGCATGCTTGTGCAGGCCCGCTTGTTTCCCTACCGACAGTAGGCTCCCGTGTAATTTATTTCCCTCAGGGTCATAGTGAACAG GTTGCTGCAACTACAAATAAAGAAATCGATTCTCACATTCCCAACTACCCAAGCCTTCCTCCTCAATTGATCTGCCAACTCCACAATGTCACAATGCAT GCAGATGTTGAGACAGATGAAGTGTATGCTCAAATGACATTGCAGCCATTGACACCC CAAGAGCAGAAGGATACATTTCTTCCTGTTGAGTTGGGTATTCCAAGTAGACAACCAACTAATTACTTCTGCAAGACATTAACAGCTAGTGACACAAGCACCCATGGTGGCTTCTCTGTTCCTAGACGTGCTGCTGAAAAAGTTTTCCCTCCACTT GATTTCTCTCAACAACCACCTGCGCAAGAACTTATTGCAAGAGATCTCCATGATGTTGAATGGAAGTTCAGACACATTTTCAGGG GGCAGCCGAAACGCCATCTTCTCACTACAGGGTGGAGTGTGTTTGTCAGTGCAAAAAGACTCGTTGCAGGAGATTCTGTTCTTTTCATCTG GAATGAGAAAAATCAGCTTCTTTTGGGAATCAGGAGAGCAAGTCGCCCACAAACTGTGATGCCATCATCTGTTCTATCAAGTGACAGTATGCATATTGGTCTTCTTGCAGCTGCAGCTCATGCAGCTGCAACCAACAGTTGCTTCACAATCTTCTACAATCCAAG GGCTAGTCCTTCGGAATTTGTGATTCCCCTTTCGAAATATGTGAAAGCTGTGTATCATACGCGTGTTTCTGTTGGGATGCGTTTTCGTATGCTGTTTGAAACTGAAGAATCAAGTGTCCGCAG ATACATGGGGACAATTACTGGCATTGGTGATTTAGATCCTACTCGTTGGCCCAATTCTCATTGGCGATCTGTCAAG gttGGTTGGGATGAATCAACAGCAGGGGAAAGGCAGCCACGTGTATCATTATGGGAAATAGAACCATTAACAACTTTTCCCATGTATCCATCTTTGTTTCCTCTTCGGTTGAAAAGACCATGGTACCCTGGAGCTTCATCTTTTCAAG gaGACAGCAGAGATGATGCAGTCAATGGAATGGCATGGTTGAGAGGGGAAACCGGTGAGCAAGCACTTAATTCTCTAAACTTCCAATCTGGTGGAATGTTTCCATGGATGCAACAAAGGGTAGATCCGTCATTTCTCCAAACTAACCTCAACCACCAGTATCAAGCTGCATTAGCAGCAGGGTTACAGGGTGTAGGAAGTGGCGATGCTTTGAAACAACAACTCTTACAATTTCAACAACCTGTTCAATACCTTCAACATTCAACTCACCAGTCAATGTCAGTCATCCCACAGCAAAGGGTAGATCCGTCATTTCTTCATAGTCATGGTCAAATGTTGGAGAATTTAACACGGTCAACTCAGAACCAAGAGAGTCAACAACATCAGCAAAATCCATACACGGAGACGTACAACATGATGCAATCGAGTATTCCCTCTCCTTCGTTTCCAAAGACAGACTTCATGGATCCCAAATTCACTTCCAATATTGCCCCTCCTCCTACCATGTTGGGATCCGATCCAAATTTTTCAAGAAccggtcaaggtcaaagtcaaacacAATCGTGGGTATCGAAATTTGGTCAACCACAAGTCAACACTTGTTCGACTTCACCCTTTCAAGGGAAAGATGGAGGTAGTTCAAATTCCATTGATCAGGAATCTTCAAGTTTGGATGCGACACAAAATCAGAatttatttaatcaaattaaCATCGATTCATCCGGGCTTCTACTTCCAACAATCGACACCACCGATTTGTCCACAATGCCTTACTACATGCAAGACTCTTCCGAGTTGTTAACACCtacaggaggaggaggaggaggacaAATCGACCAAACTACCCCTAATCGCAACCGGACATTTGTGAAG gTTTATAAATCGGGGTGTGTAGGGAGGTCATTGGACATGAGCCGATTCAACAGCTACCATGAGCTGCGTGAGGAATTGGGTGAAATGTTTGGGATCGAGGGTTTGCTTGAAGACCCTCAAAGATCAGGCTGGCAGCTTGTATTCGTTGACAGGGAGAATGATGTTCTTCTCCTTGGAGACGACCCTTGGGA GGCATTTGTAAATAGTGTCTGGTATATCAAGATACTATCTCCTGAGGATGTGCAACAACTCGGGAAGCAAGAAGTGGAATCTTTAGGAGGAGGCCAAAACTCGGGTGAAAGAATCCACAGAGACCATCTGTCTCTTTCGGGACTTCCTCCATCGATGGGGTCCGGGTCACTTGATTTTTga